The region ACACATTAAAAGTAATCAGCAAAGGCAAGACACTAAACGATCAGCTAAATTTGCCAAATTTTATAAACGACGGCAGTTTTGACGTATATCCTGAAAAATTTAGCTTATTTGTGCCTATAAGTTTGCTTAAAGAGATAAATCAAAGCGACAGCTTTAATATCACGCTTGAGTATCAAGGTTGCGCCAAAAACGGCATTTGTTACCAACCGCAAGTAAATAATTACAACGTATCAAGCGGCTTAAGCGGATACAAAATAGCGTTAATTCCAAAAGATGGCGATACGACCGTAGCCTCTAGCCTGCCTGGCGAAAGCGACTTATCCGAGCAAGACAGCATCGCTAAAAATTTAAGCGACAAAGGGTTTGTTTTATCGCTTATTACCTTTTTTGGATATGGAATTTTACTTTCGCTTACCCCTTGTATATTTCCTATGATACCGATACTTTCAAGCATTATCGTATCCAAATCAGGAGACAAACTAAACGCTAAACGCGGATTTTGGCTTTCATTTATCTATGTCTTTGCCATGGCTTTAGCCTACGCGGTAGCGGGTATAGTAGCAAGTATCTTTGGTGCGGGACTTAGCGGCATGCTACAAACTCCTGCGGTGCTTATCGGCTTTAGCTTGGTCTTTGTTGCACTTGCTCTATCGATGTTTGGACTTTACGAGCTTCAAATGCCTTTAAAAATCCAAAATTTACTCAACAAAAAAGCCGAAAATAAAGACGGAATTATAGGAATTTTCATCATGGGATTTTTATCCGCTCTCATTGCAAGTCCATGCGTCGCAGCACCTCTTGCGGGCGTGCTTCTTTATATAGCGCAAAGCGGAAATGTGCTCTTTGGCGGATCGGCTCTATTTATCATGGGGCTTGGCATGGGTGTACCGCTTCTAATCATCGGTGCAAGCTCGGGCAAACTGCTTCCAAGACCGGGAATTTGGATGGATAACATTAAAAGACTCTTTGGCTTTATCATGATATTTATGGCTATATGGCTTAGCGCGCGAGTACTTGGCTCTAAGATAGAATTCTTACTTTACGGGATCACAGGAGTATTTATGAGCGTATATTTTGGAGCTTTTGACAGCACAAATGAAAACAGCAGCTCCGGTAAAAAGGCTCTTAAATCGGTATCTCTAATCCTATTTATATACGCATTCATACTTATCATAGGCTCTTTTACGGGAGCGAAGTCGCTTGCAAATCCCCTTGCAAATTTCGGCACATCGGGAGCTATAAATAACAAAGAGGCAAAATTTATCAGCGTATCAAACGTAAATGAGCTTGAAAATGCGATAAAAAGCTCAAGCAAGCCGGTTATGATTGATTTTTACGCTACTTGGTGCGTAAGCTGCAACGAACTTGACGAGATAACATTTAAGGAGCAAGCGGTATTAAGCAGGCTTGAAAATTTAACTTTAATACGAGTAGATGTTACTAAAGGAAGCAAAGAAGACAACGAACTCATGAATAAATTCGGGCTTATAGGTCCGCCTGCGCTGATATTTTACAAAGGCGAGGAGGAGCTAAAAAGTGCAAGAGTTATAGGTTTTTATCCGCCTGAGAAATTTTTGGCCCACTTGGATAAATTTAATCTTTAGTCTAAGGAATTTAAGACAAAAATTCAGAAGCAAATTAAAAGTGCCTCCGCACAAAAGTCATAAATTTATGACTTAAATTTGACTTTGAAATATATCACAACACAAACTTAAATTACTAGCGGCATATGTTTAAAATTAACGTCCTTTCATCTGAATGGATTATTCAAAATCTGCCAAGGCTCTTAAAATACCAAATAGTATCACTCAAATCAATAAAACAAATCCTAATCAGTAGATAAACCGCAAACGAAATTTATCTCATACTTCTAAGCCAAAGAGGCAAATTGGATTGCTCATTTTTTAAAGTAGTAGCTCCGCCATGCCCAGGAAAAAGCTCAAAGTCACCGCTCATGCCAAGACATTTCTCAAGGCTTTTTTTCATATCGTTTTCATTTGAATAGGGAAAATCATAACGCCCTATCGAGCGATAAAATAAAAAATCCCCGCTAAATATCACGTCATCAACTCTTACCATCGAACATCCGGGAGTATGGCCCGGAAAATGCAGATAAGATATATCAAATTCTCCGATTTTAAAGCTCACGTCTTCAAATTTAACGCCGCCTACCGTTACGGCATCGCTCATAGTCTCGTATCCTTCACCGAAAATATCTCTTTGAAGCATGAAATTATCGTCCTTATGAATATACACGTCAATATTAAATAAATTTTTTAAGCTAACGTTTGAAAAAATATGATCTGAATGTCCGTGAGTATTAAGTATGGCGATAGGATTTTTTACATTTTCGGTTACAAATTTAAAGGCGTTTTCGCCAGGGTCAATGATGAGCTCAAAGCCGTTTTTAGAAACTATATAGCAATTTGTCTGGTATGAGCCGCAAGATTTAAATAACACTTTCATCTAAAAATTCTTTAATGTAAAATAAATATAATTTTTATTGTATATTTTTTAAGCTTAAAAGATTTTTTTATAAAAAAATAAGTATAATGCTAAAGAATAAATTAAATACTTGGTAATAAATATATGAAAGATTATAATCAGATCAGCTCTAAGTTACAAATTTTCTTATCTGACTACCTTGCAAAAAGCGGAGCGGAGAATTTTGTCATCGGTATTAGCGGAGGTATCGATTCAGCAGTTGTAGCAACGCTTTGTAAGATGGTTAAGCCTAAAAATACTTACGCTCTTATAATGCCTACTAAATTTTCAAACGAAGATAATTTAAAAGACGCCCTAACGCTTTGCAAAAAGCTTGACATCGGCCATAAGATCATAAATATCCAGCCCATTTTAGATAGCTTTAGCGGTAGCATAGGCGAAAAACTATCGAATTTAAGAAGCGGAAATTTAGCCGCCAGGGTTAGAATGAGCTTGCTTTATGACTATTCGGCAAGCATAAACGCTTTGGTAGTAGGCACAACAAACAAAAGCGAACTAATGCTTGGATATAGCACTATCCATGGAGATTTGGCATGTGCTTTAAACCCTATCGGAGAACTTTTTAAAACCGAAATTTTTGAATTTGCGAGATTTTTAGGAGTAGATGAAGGTATCATCACAAAACCGCCTTCGGCAGACTTTTATGAGGGTCAAACGGACGAAGGAGATATGGGATATGAATACGAAAAAATCGATAAGGTTTTAATAGATATAGAAAAAAAAGAGAGCAAAAAAAAGCTGTTAGGCAAATTTGACAACGCGCTTGTAAATATGATACTTACAAGAATATCAAAAAACAAATTTAAGCTTAGCATGCCACCGATTGCCAAGATAAACTAAATTAAGGAGTTGAAATTATGGAGGAAATTACATTTTACAAGCCATCTATCGACGAAAAAGAGATAGAGCTTATAAAAGAAGCCCTTAAGGACAACGGAGCTTCTATGATTAGTAGGTTTGAAGCGGAGCTTAAGAAGTATTTTGGCGTAAAACATGCGGTAACGACAAACAACGGAACGGCAGCACACCATCTTGCGCTTTGCTCTATCGATCTAAAACGCGGAGATAAGCTTATATGTTCGGTAAATTCAACTCCAAGCGTAGCGCAATCAATCAGGCATTTTGACGCCGAGCCGATATTTGTAGATGTAAACGAAGATGATTTTAACATGAATCCAAATTCGCTAAGAGATGTCCTTAAAGTAAATAACCACAAAAAGCTAAAGGGCATATTTGTAAATCACGTAGCGGGTCAAGCTACCGATATGGATGAAATTTACGATATAGCTAACGAATACGGCATAAAGGTATTTGACGACGCAGGCAAAGGCATAGGACTTACCTATAAAGATAAGAAAATAGGCTCTACGGACGACTCCTCACTTGCTTGCTTTAGTATTCATTCTCAGCTTACAAATCCGATCGCAACTGCCGGCTTTATGGTAACAAATGACGATAATATCGCAGAAAGAGCTAAGCTGCTTAGAAATCACGCCATCATAAACGGCATTGATAAAGACGGAAATTTAAGCTATATATACGATGTGGTTGATATCGGCGTTAAATACGATCTTACGGCACTTTGCGCAGCTTATGCGATGGGTCAATTCGGTAAAAACGATAAATTTATCAAAAGACGCCAAGAGATAGCTAAAATTTACGATGAACAGCTAAAAGACTGCCCGCACATCACGACTCCGATTAAAAAACGAGATCATACCTACGTGCAATACATCATAAAAGTCGATAAAAATCGCGATAGCTTTGCTAAAGAGCTACTTGAAAACGGTATTCACACTTCGCTTCATCATATACCGATGCATCTTTTAAGCTATTACAAAAACAAATACGCACTTAAAGTAAATGCTTATCCAAACGCGCTTAAAGTCTATCAGCAAGTGCTTTCATTGCCGATTTATGCGGCTTTAAAAGATGAAGAGGTTTATAAAATTTGCGAAACGATAAAAGAGATAGCTAAACACCGTGTTTAAGAGGTTTGTGCATAGTTTTGCGCAGCGATATTTTTATAGTCCTGATTTAGCCTGCAAGCTTCTTGCGATACTGCTTTTACCTCTTAGCGCCATTTATTTTATAGTTATTTGGGTCAAATTTAAGCTTGCTTCTAAAAAAAATTTTGATATCCCGATAATAAGTATTGGAAATTTGACTCTTGGCGGAAGCGGAAAAACTCCCCTTTGTATAGCTATAGCAAACGAATTTGAGGGCGGTTTTATCATCCTTAGAGGATATAAGCGCGCCTCAAAAGGACTTAAACAAATTTGCATAAACGGCGAAATTTTAACCGATGTCAAAACAAGCGGCGATGAGGCGATGGAGTATGCAAAAAGCGTTAAAAACGCAAATGTCATCGTAAGCGAAAACCGCGATGAAGCCATAAATTTAGCTCGCAGTCTTAAAGCCAGATACGTCTTACTTGATGACGGCTTTTCTAAATTTCACATCAAAAAACTTAACATCCTCATTAAGCCCTCGCACGAGCCCTATTTTGATTTCGTCATACCAAGCGGTGCTTATAGATATCCTAAGAGCTTTTATACATTTGCAGACCGTATCGTGCAAGAAGGAGTTGATTTCGCTCGAGAAAGCGAGATTATTAACCCAAGCGATAGGATGGTTTTAGTTACCGCCATAGCAAATCCGGCAAGACTTAGCCCATTTTATGAAAAGTGTGTGGGACGAGAGTTCTTTGAAGATCATCATAGCTTTACCAAAGGCGAGCTTGAAGAGATTTTAAAGCGTTACAAAGCCACTTCGCTACTAGTTACCAAAAAAGATTTCGTAAAGATAGAGGAATTTGGCTTGCCGATATCCCTAATCACTCTTAAAACAACTCTTTCAAGCGATTTTAAAGAGCTTATCAAAGCTAGTCTCTAGGCAAAATTTGCTATAATCGCCCAAAAAGGATCAAATTTGCAAAAACATATCAAAACAGCCGAGATTATCGTATCCGCACTCCCGTATATACAAAAATTTAGAGATAAAATTTTTGTCATCAAATACGGTGGCGCAGCGCAAATAGACGAAAAGCTAAAAAACGACTTTGCGCGCGATGTGGTGCTGTTAAATTTAGTAGGCATAAAAGTCGTGATCGTGCACGGCGGAGGCAAAAAGATAAACTCCATGCTTGAAAAACTTGATATCAAAAGCGAATTTGTAGACGGACTAAGAGTGACCGATGAAGCGACGATGGAAGTAGTCGAGATGGTGTTAAGCGGGCTAATAAACAAAGAGATAACGGCTCTTTTAAACAAGCATGGCGCAAAAGCCATAGGCATAAGCGGAAAAGATGCTAATATGCTAAATGCGGTCAAATCACATAGCGGCAAATACGGCTTTGTGGGCGATATTACCGATGTAGATGAAAATATCGTGCTAAATTTGCTTAAAGAGGGCTTTGTGCCCGTTATCGCGCCTATCGCAACCGATAAAAACGCAAACAGCTACAACATCAACGCCGATCTTTGCGCAAGCGCGATAGCCTGCAAGCTAAAAGCCGAAAAGATAATGTTTTTAACAGATACGGCAGGGATCTTAGACGGAGAAAAAAATCTCATAAGCAAGCTTGATGAAGCAAGCATAAAAGAGCTTAAAAACTCAGGCGTAATAAGCGGAGGCATGATACCAAAAGTAGATGCCGCACTTGCTTGCGTAAAAAGCGGAGTTAAAAACTCACATATCATAGACGGCAGACTGCCCCACTCCATACTTCTTGAGCTATTTACCGATGATGGAATAGGAACAATGATAAGATGAAATTTGTGATAACTTCCTGTGATAAAAAAGGCGCAAAAAAACTTTCAAAAAAACTCATAAAGCGTAAATTCGCAGCTTGTGTAAGCGTGATAAAGGCCAAAAGCACCTATGTATGGGAAAGGGAAATTTGCTCTGAAAAAGAGAGAATTTTGCTCATAAAAACAGCTAAAAAATTTAAAAAAATAAGCAAATTTATAAAATCCAACCACAGCTACGAGCTTCCTGAAATCGCAATTATAAAAGCTGACGGTGTGCTTAAAAAATACGCAAAATGGGTTAGAAAATCGACAAAAGGCAAAAAATGAAACTTCACCAAACAAGAGCCAATGAAAATGAAAATTTAAACGCGGTTGAATTTAGCCACGCGCTTCTTGCGCCTAGTTCAAACTACGGAGGGCTTTATGCTCCGCTTAACCTGCCTAAGCTGGATGATGAATTTTTCGCGCAAGCAAAGGAGTTAAATTACGAGCAAATCGCGCTTGAGATCATTAAAAAATTTGAATTTGACGTTAAAAACGATGTCTTTGAAAAAGCCCTTAAAAGATATCTGAAATTTGACAAGCCAAACGAGCCCGTTCAGATAAGAAAAATCGGCGAAAATTTATACATAAACGAGCTTTATCACGGACCTACTAGAGCTTTTAAGGATATGGCGCTTCAGCCGTTTGGAGTGATTTTAAGCGAGCTAGCAAGATCAAAAAACGAAAACTATCTCATAATGTGCGCCACAAGCGGAGATACGGGTCCTGCTACGCTTGAAACATTTAGCGATGCTCCAAATATAAAAGTAGTCTGCCTCTACCCAAAAGACGGCACAAGCGAAGTTCAGCGCCTTCAAATGATAAACGCAAGCGCTAAAAATTTAAAAGTTATCGGCATAGAAGGCAACTTCGACGATGCACAAAGAGCGCTTAAAACGCTTTTGGCTAGCGAGAATTTCAAAACAGCCCTAAAAGAACTTGGAGTATCTCTAAGCGCTGCAAATTCGGTAAATTTCGGGCGAATTTTATTTCAGATCATATATCACGTCTATGCTTATGTATATCTTTTAAAAACAGGTGTTTTAAAAGCGCAAGAGAGTTTTGATATCATCGTACCAAGCGGAAATTTCGGCAATGCGCTTGGAGCATACTACGCTAAAAAAATGGGTGCAAAAATAGACAAAATCAAAATCGTCTCAAACGCAAATAATATCTTAACCGAATTTTTTACCACCGGCGTTTATGATCTTAGAGGCAAAACCCTTGTAAAAACCATAAGTCCGGCTATGGATATATTGATCTCATCAAACGTAGAGAGATTGCTTTTTGATAAATTTGGAGCAGTTAGAACAAAAGAGCTTATGCAAAATTTATCTCAAAACGGTCTTTACAGACTAAATTTAGATGAACTAGAAGAGCTTAAAAAAGATTTTGAAGCTGATTTTTGTAGTGATGAAGAGTGCGAAGAGATAATTAAAGAGCAAGCAATCAAAGACGTCATAATCGATCCTCACACGGCCACTTGCTTTAAGATGAGTTCAAATTTGACCCGTCCAACCATGATCACCTCTACCGCTCATTGGGTTAAATTTGCGCCAAGTATGTTTAAGGCGTGCAAAAATGAAGATCTAAAAGATGAAAAATCAGGACTTGAAGCCTTAGCAAAAGAATTTAGCGATATCGTTCCTGAGTCTATAAAGTCGCTATTTAGCTCACAAGCCGTTCATACCGACATAGCGCACAAAGATGAGATAGAAGATAAAATTCTAAACTGGATAAGGCAATGATAGTAATACCAGCTCGCCTTGCTTCAACAAGGTTTCATAATAAAATTTTACAGCCCATCAACGGCTTGCCGATGTTTATCGCAACCGCAAAAAGAGTGCAAAACGTGGATGAAATTTTAATCGCGGTTGATAATGAAGAGGTGCTTGAAATAGCTAAAAAATATGGATTTAAAGCGGTCATGACAAGCAAGGATCATCAAAGCGGAACCGACCGTATAAATGAGGCGGTTACAGTTTTAAACCTTAACAAAGACGAAATCATCATAAACGTTCAAGCCGATGAGCCTTTTATAGAGCCTGAAAATATAGCCAAATTTAAAGATTTCTGCGAAAAAAACCTAGAAAAAGCATTTATGTTTTCATGCTACAAAACTATAGACGATAAAAATGCCGACGATAAAAATCTAGTTAAAGTCGTAACCGACAAAGACGGCTTTGCACTGTATTTTTCTCGATCAAGGATTCCTTTTAACAGAAGCGAATGCAACGCTTATAAAGCGCATCTTGGCATCTACGGATACAGCGTAAAAGCGCTTAGTGAATTTTGCGCATTTAAACCCTCTTTCCTTGAGGATACGGAAAAATTAGAGCAACTAAGAGCGCTTGAAAACGGTAAAAAAATAGCCATGCTTGAAGTAAGTAGCCAAAGCATAGGTATTGACTGCGAAGAGGACTTGCAAAGAGCCTTGAACAAATTCTTAAACAAATAGCCTTGTGTTGATTTAAATTAACGATTTGCGCGATGAGATTTGCTAAATTTACGCCAAAGGAAGCAAAATGACGCAAGAAAAATTTATAGAACAAGTTAGCACAATGGCAAAGTTTTTAAGCATAAATTGCAAGGATAATCATCCAAGCGCTTTTAAAAACGAAATAAATTTAAATCTTGCATACAAAGGCGAAAATCTCAACTTTAATGTTTCTACATCACTTTGCAAAGAGTGCGAAGAGTTGTTTTACTATGCTCACGAACGCCTTAGCCAGTGTCCGCACGAAATAAAGCCAAGCTGCAGAAAGTGTCCGCATCCTTGCTACGAAAAAAGCAGATGGAAACAGATGGCAAAGATAATGAGATATAGCGGCATGAAGCTTGGACTTACTAAAATTAAAAAGATATTTGGATTATCAAGTAACCACTAGGCTATAAAATACTATTTTAACCTTTTCAATAACTCTAAACTTTTATTGCTCTTTAGACTTCTCTTCCGCTCTTCTTATAGCTCCTTGCTTTTGCAGATTATCTTTGTAAATTTTAAAGATATGATCTTCTAAAACAACTATCTGAAAAGTTCCTTCAAAAACCTTTATATCTTTAGTTCTTCCAACTACTCTTACTTCACGTTTCTTGCTTTCGCCAAAGTGAGCGTGAGCATCAAATTCTATCATCTCGTTAAGCCTAGTCGGGGCATAGAAGTGAATTTTAGCTCCTATCATCACACTGTGAGTTTCATTTACGGAAGCAAGCGCCGCATAGCTAGCCGCAGAGAATACAAATCCACCATGTATAAGCCCTTCGCTGTCCGCCACCATTTCGCTGCTAGCGAAAAAATTCGTCTTAGCGTGATTTGGCTCAAGCGCCGTAACTGTTCCGCTTAAATTTAGCTTGATATTTGGAGATGTTTTAAGTTCGTTGCGAAACGGATTTTCATCCTCGGGCAGTATTACGCTTTCTTGCACACTGTCATCAAATATATTTTCACTCATACTTTTCCTTAAATTCCAAGTTTTAGGTAAACTCTTTTTGGCGCAGGATATCCTTCGATAGTCAAATTCGGATCGTTTTCATCTAAGAAATTTTCCAAGCTCTGACCCAAAATCCAATCCGTCTTTCTCTGCTCGCTAAAATCCGTATCCTTGGTAGCTAAAATTTCAATATCCTTAAATTTAGCTCTTTCACACCAACCCGTTAGCGCATCTATAGTCGGCACAAAATATATATTTGGTATCTTTGAATATGTCTTTTTAGGGCTCAGCGCGAATTCGCCGCGCATATCTATATACATCGTATCTAAAAACACCTCGCCGCCTTTATTTAATGAGCCTTTTAGCTCTTTTAGCATTTTTACCGGATCACTTCTATGATAAAGCACTCCCAAGCAAAAAAGCGTGTCAAATTTATGCTCACAATACGGCAAATGCTCAACTCCAAGCAGCTCATAATAAATACTCGAACGCACAAAACGATTGATAAATTTAAACTGCATAAACGTATTTATGCTAGGGTCAAAGCCAATCAATTTTTTTGGC is a window of Campylobacter sp. CCUG 57310 DNA encoding:
- the cmoB gene encoding tRNA 5-methoxyuridine(34)/uridine 5-oxyacetic acid(34) synthase CmoB yields the protein MNLDEIRNLRLKELHSKTNAEIWKRICDMKERESELNFGDCVEIRTNLNESEREDILDMALNLRSWRKGPFKIDDIFIDSEWRSFVKFNILKPHMNLEGKIVGDIGCNNGYYLFKMLPFKPKKLIGFDPSINTFMQFKFINRFVRSSIYYELLGVEHLPYCEHKFDTLFCLGVLYHRSDPVKMLKELKGSLNKGGEVFLDTMYIDMRGEFALSPKKTYSKIPNIYFVPTIDALTGWCERAKFKDIEILATKDTDFSEQRKTDWILGQSLENFLDENDPNLTIEGYPAPKRVYLKLGI
- a CDS encoding tetraacyldisaccharide 4'-kinase — encoded protein: MFKRFVHSFAQRYFYSPDLACKLLAILLLPLSAIYFIVIWVKFKLASKKNFDIPIISIGNLTLGGSGKTPLCIAIANEFEGGFIILRGYKRASKGLKQICINGEILTDVKTSGDEAMEYAKSVKNANVIVSENRDEAINLARSLKARYVLLDDGFSKFHIKKLNILIKPSHEPYFDFVIPSGAYRYPKSFYTFADRIVQEGVDFARESEIINPSDRMVLVTAIANPARLSPFYEKCVGREFFEDHHSFTKGELEEILKRYKATSLLVTKKDFVKIEEFGLPISLITLKTTLSSDFKELIKASL
- a CDS encoding NAD+ synthase; the encoded protein is MKDYNQISSKLQIFLSDYLAKSGAENFVIGISGGIDSAVVATLCKMVKPKNTYALIMPTKFSNEDNLKDALTLCKKLDIGHKIINIQPILDSFSGSIGEKLSNLRSGNLAARVRMSLLYDYSASINALVVGTTNKSELMLGYSTIHGDLACALNPIGELFKTEIFEFARFLGVDEGIITKPPSADFYEGQTDEGDMGYEYEKIDKVLIDIEKKESKKKLLGKFDNALVNMILTRISKNKFKLSMPPIAKIN
- the dsbD gene encoding protein-disulfide reductase DsbD, with protein sequence MFKKAIFSIFLLIVSAFGDPLSVAEAFGLSAKTDSQNVEFRFDLAKDIYVYKDTLKVISKGKTLNDQLNLPNFINDGSFDVYPEKFSLFVPISLLKEINQSDSFNITLEYQGCAKNGICYQPQVNNYNVSSGLSGYKIALIPKDGDTTVASSLPGESDLSEQDSIAKNLSDKGFVLSLITFFGYGILLSLTPCIFPMIPILSSIIVSKSGDKLNAKRGFWLSFIYVFAMALAYAVAGIVASIFGAGLSGMLQTPAVLIGFSLVFVALALSMFGLYELQMPLKIQNLLNKKAENKDGIIGIFIMGFLSALIASPCVAAPLAGVLLYIAQSGNVLFGGSALFIMGLGMGVPLLIIGASSGKLLPRPGIWMDNIKRLFGFIMIFMAIWLSARVLGSKIEFLLYGITGVFMSVYFGAFDSTNENSSSGKKALKSVSLILFIYAFILIIGSFTGAKSLANPLANFGTSGAINNKEAKFISVSNVNELENAIKSSSKPVMIDFYATWCVSCNELDEITFKEQAVLSRLENLTLIRVDVTKGSKEDNELMNKFGLIGPPALIFYKGEEELKSARVIGFYPPEKFLAHLDKFNL
- the thrC gene encoding threonine synthase; translation: MKLHQTRANENENLNAVEFSHALLAPSSNYGGLYAPLNLPKLDDEFFAQAKELNYEQIALEIIKKFEFDVKNDVFEKALKRYLKFDKPNEPVQIRKIGENLYINELYHGPTRAFKDMALQPFGVILSELARSKNENYLIMCATSGDTGPATLETFSDAPNIKVVCLYPKDGTSEVQRLQMINASAKNLKVIGIEGNFDDAQRALKTLLASENFKTALKELGVSLSAANSVNFGRILFQIIYHVYAYVYLLKTGVLKAQESFDIIVPSGNFGNALGAYYAKKMGAKIDKIKIVSNANNILTEFFTTGVYDLRGKTLVKTISPAMDILISSNVERLLFDKFGAVRTKELMQNLSQNGLYRLNLDELEELKKDFEADFCSDEECEEIIKEQAIKDVIIDPHTATCFKMSSNLTRPTMITSTAHWVKFAPSMFKACKNEDLKDEKSGLEALAKEFSDIVPESIKSLFSSQAVHTDIAHKDEIEDKILNWIRQ
- a CDS encoding PaaI family thioesterase, which gives rise to MSENIFDDSVQESVILPEDENPFRNELKTSPNIKLNLSGTVTALEPNHAKTNFFASSEMVADSEGLIHGGFVFSAASYAALASVNETHSVMIGAKIHFYAPTRLNEMIEFDAHAHFGESKKREVRVVGRTKDIKVFEGTFQIVVLEDHIFKIYKDNLQKQGAIRRAEEKSKEQ
- a CDS encoding nitrous oxide-stimulated promoter family protein, with the protein product MTQEKFIEQVSTMAKFLSINCKDNHPSAFKNEINLNLAYKGENLNFNVSTSLCKECEELFYYAHERLSQCPHEIKPSCRKCPHPCYEKSRWKQMAKIMRYSGMKLGLTKIKKIFGLSSNH
- a CDS encoding DegT/DnrJ/EryC1/StrS aminotransferase family protein, translated to MEEITFYKPSIDEKEIELIKEALKDNGASMISRFEAELKKYFGVKHAVTTNNGTAAHHLALCSIDLKRGDKLICSVNSTPSVAQSIRHFDAEPIFVDVNEDDFNMNPNSLRDVLKVNNHKKLKGIFVNHVAGQATDMDEIYDIANEYGIKVFDDAGKGIGLTYKDKKIGSTDDSSLACFSIHSQLTNPIATAGFMVTNDDNIAERAKLLRNHAIINGIDKDGNLSYIYDVVDIGVKYDLTALCAAYAMGQFGKNDKFIKRRQEIAKIYDEQLKDCPHITTPIKKRDHTYVQYIIKVDKNRDSFAKELLENGIHTSLHHIPMHLLSYYKNKYALKVNAYPNALKVYQQVLSLPIYAALKDEEVYKICETIKEIAKHRV
- the kdsB gene encoding 3-deoxy-manno-octulosonate cytidylyltransferase; this encodes MIVIPARLASTRFHNKILQPINGLPMFIATAKRVQNVDEILIAVDNEEVLEIAKKYGFKAVMTSKDHQSGTDRINEAVTVLNLNKDEIIINVQADEPFIEPENIAKFKDFCEKNLEKAFMFSCYKTIDDKNADDKNLVKVVTDKDGFALYFSRSRIPFNRSECNAYKAHLGIYGYSVKALSEFCAFKPSFLEDTEKLEQLRALENGKKIAMLEVSSQSIGIDCEEDLQRALNKFLNK
- a CDS encoding MBL fold metallo-hydrolase; its protein translation is MKVLFKSCGSYQTNCYIVSKNGFELIIDPGENAFKFVTENVKNPIAILNTHGHSDHIFSNVSLKNLFNIDVYIHKDDNFMLQRDIFGEGYETMSDAVTVGGVKFEDVSFKIGEFDISYLHFPGHTPGCSMVRVDDVIFSGDFLFYRSIGRYDFPYSNENDMKKSLEKCLGMSGDFELFPGHGGATTLKNEQSNLPLWLRSMR
- the argB gene encoding acetylglutamate kinase, producing MQKHIKTAEIIVSALPYIQKFRDKIFVIKYGGAAQIDEKLKNDFARDVVLLNLVGIKVVIVHGGGKKINSMLEKLDIKSEFVDGLRVTDEATMEVVEMVLSGLINKEITALLNKHGAKAIGISGKDANMLNAVKSHSGKYGFVGDITDVDENIVLNLLKEGFVPVIAPIATDKNANSYNINADLCASAIACKLKAEKIMFLTDTAGILDGEKNLISKLDEASIKELKNSGVISGGMIPKVDAALACVKSGVKNSHIIDGRLPHSILLELFTDDGIGTMIR
- the cutA gene encoding divalent cation tolerance protein CutA; the encoded protein is MKFVITSCDKKGAKKLSKKLIKRKFAACVSVIKAKSTYVWEREICSEKERILLIKTAKKFKKISKFIKSNHSYELPEIAIIKADGVLKKYAKWVRKSTKGKK